The Ziziphus jujuba cultivar Dongzao chromosome 1, ASM3175591v1 genome segment GTCACAGACTCCACAAAAACTAtaaactctctctctcatcGCAACGAACACTCGCACCAAATTTCCCTCTCTGGTCTCTCTCTCTACGAAACCTCCATGAAAGAACCTCCTCTTCACCATCATCACCATCTCTCTCGTCGCAAGAGACCcaccaataataataaccaGCTCAAGAAACTCAAGCTCGTATGCAGCTTCAATGGCTGTTTCCAAACCCGTCCACCTTCAGCCAAGCTCCGCTACGTCGGCGGCGAGACTCGTATCATCTCCGTCGACCGGAATATCAGCTTCTTGAAGCTCCGATCAAAGATTGCGGATCTATGCCCCAAAACCACCTCCTTCGTCCTCAAATACCAGCTTCCCGAATCGGACCCTGCCTGTTTCGACTCCGGTACTCCTCTGGTCCTGATCGCCTCCGACGACGACGTTCGCTGCATGATAGACGAGTACGATAAACTCGAGCTTTACTGTAAGAATGCCAGGCTCTGGGTTTACGTGTGTAGCAATAATGGCGGTGATAATGCGATGGTGATGAATCAATTGTATGGGAATTGTACGGGAATTAAGGGTTTGAATGGGCTAGAATATGAAACTGCAATTGGTGGTGGCGGTGGTGGTGTTAATAATGGGTTTGAGTCTCACTCTCAAAAATGTGAGAACCAGGTGTTTGGAGCTCAGGTTGATGGTAAGGTTGTTAACAATTTAGGTGGAGTACGGTGTGGTTGTGGTGATGATTCGCTCAGAAcaattggtggtggtggtgttaaCAGTGAAACTGcaattggtggtggtggtggtggtgttaaTAATGGGTTTGAGTCTCACTCTCAAAAATGTGAGAACCAGGTGTTTGGAGCTCAGGTTGATGGTAAGGTTATTAACAATTTAGGTGGAGTACGGTGTGATTGTGGTGATGATTCGCTCAGAACAATTCTGCTGAAACAGCGAATGGTGGCAAAACAATCGGCTCAAATTCATAGCAGTCAAGGTGTTTGGGGTTTTGCTTCTGCTGAGAATGAAGCCGGAACTGTATGCTGCGGTGAAAATCGAAAGTTTGATCACCCACTGATAGATTTAGGACCTCAACAACCCCAAGTCTCAATTAGCAGAGACGAGGTGATTCAGAGTTTTGAGGACCTCGACGTGTTAGATAGCAAAACAGCAGGTACGCATGTGCCTAGAAGTGAGAATTGGGTTCAGTTTCCAGCGCCCCGTCCCATTCCCTTGAATCCCATGGATGGGAATCTGCGTGTGGAACCAAATAGTTCGACGCAATGTTTGGCGGTGAACTGTGGCAGCGTTTTCTGTAATGGGTGTTGGATTCCCAGTGGGTCGCTTTCAGCACTGCAAGGTTCGTCAAACTTGAAGCAACTGGGAAGTTATGGTGAAGGTTTGTTGTGTGGCTTTGGTGCTAAGCAGGATTGGAGAAACACTGGACCTGTGCAGATGAGCAATTTCAACAGGGAGAACATTATGCCTTGGGGAGCAGTTTCAGTTCCTTGTGTTGATCATTTGACTGGAGTTGCTTATCCCCAGAATTCTATGTACAACGGCAACAGGGTTTGTGATGGCTTTCGGAGCAGTATAAGAAATCATAGGTTTGGAGTAAACGATTCTAGAAATCAGCGTCTCTGTTCATACCATGCTCAGGATCTTCGAAACATGGCTGAAATGGGTAACCATCGAGCTGCTGCAAGATTGGATGGAAGGAATTCAATGGGAAAAAGCTACTATGTGCTCAGACCAAATACGAGCATAGCAAAACAGGGGCAGTCTATGAGAGTATTTTATCCCCACTCGTGGAGGCAGAGGTCTGTTTTTCCAGAGCAGCAAGTGTTAAATGGACGGGCTAATATGAAGGATTATAGCATGAATAAGAAAGAGACTCTGTTGTATGACGTTCAGTATAGCAATGATAAACTACGGGATCAGAGAGGCCCTGCAGTTTCACCGAGCAGAAATTCAAAGGTTGAGGAATCTTATTTAGCTTATGCCGGAGCATGCAGCAGATTGAACAGCCAAATTCTCTCATCTCGTGATGCGATTGAGAGTTCCAATCCTTGCATGACGACAATGAAGACTCGGGCTGATCTCTTATCTGGTTCTAATTGTGAGAAGTATGAAATTTCTTCTCAGACTTTGGATGATAATTTCGGTGAAATACCCACAAGTTTTGATCCTATCCATTGTTATGAGGTTGCAAACGTCTCTGGTTTTTCTAATGGTCTGATTCATAGCAATGGAACAGAATTGGGATATAATAAGAAATTTCTAGGTGATGTAGTAGCCGTAGATTCTCTTAGCAACCATAGAAATGACTCTAAAGATGTACAAGTACACAAGGAAGAAATTGCATCTTCGGTTAATAGCTTTCTGGGTAACCCTTCACCATCGTCATCCAAAGAAGTTAAGCCTCCTGCATTCTCACCTGGTTCTAGCACAGATGCTTCTTCTGATGCCACTCTAAAAGCTCAATCTAAGGCTGTTGATCTCATGGAGGAAGGACAGCATGGTGGGTCTAAGCTTTCCTCCCAGAATGCAGGAGAGATGAAAAAAAATCACGTGCAAGAGGGAGAGGTCCAACAAGATTCTTTGTGCAGTTTAAGCATTGATGAAAAGGTTTGTTACAATTGAACAATCTACTCTAAAATTTTGGCTAGCTTTACTGATTTGATTAGCAGTTAACTTTCATGGCTTTGACATGTTATTCTACTTGCTTAGACCAACAATAAAGAAAGTCATAAATCCTCAAAGGTGATCGATGGAATCCCTAGTGACCTGGCAGGATTTTATACTCATCTTGCTACACGAGAGCTGCAGGTAATTTCAAATATATcgaatttctttgttttatttgagtAAAGTTTTAATGGAATATGGCTTGAAAAACCTTCTTCTACCTTATGCTGCAGACCATTAAAAATTGTGACCTTGAGTATATAAAAGAACTTGGTTCTGGCACTTATGGAAGTGTATATCATGGAAAATGGAAGGGGTGTGATGTCGCTGTTAAGAGGATTAAACCGAGTTGTTTTACTGATGGCACAGTAGAGGAGGATCGATtggtaattattttttcatattttctttctatAGTTCTATTTAAAAAGTTATACAACTTTATAATGCGACTTCTTTAGATTGTCAGATTATTGGATCATTCTATAAAATATTTAGCTGAAACTTTTCCATACACTATAATCTTCTTTTCCAACCATGTTAGGATTGCATCGTCCTTTTACTCTCATGTTGGATGTCttatattcctttatttttctaaGTAGCGTTGAATGTAACCAATCGGCTTTTGATTCACAAGCACACACAAGCACCTGATTGTTATGGAAGATAATCACCATAGTATGATTAATATGAAATGTAACTATGACACTTTCCCGAGGCCAAATAAATAGGGAAAGGGGAGAAAAATGTGTTGAAAATCAGTACGACAGATTAATTCTGTTTGCTTCTCTGCAGGTTGCAGACTTCTGGAAggaagctcacatgcttggtcAGCTTCACCATCCAAATATAGTGGCATTTTATGGTGTAGTTACAGATGGACCAGTGACAAATCTGGCAACAGTGACAGAGTATATGGTGAATGGCTCCTTAAAACAAGTTTTTCGAAGAAAAGATCGGTATGTGTAAAATTCTTTCTGTAATGTAGTATGAACCTAGTCATTCACCTTGTGCAGTATATGTCTGGTAatttgtttgtttagtattaaaTGAAGGTTATTCTTGCAATTCATTCTATGTCCTTCACCTTGTTATTGTATCTTGTGTAGTCACATATTGTTGAATAGTTGTCAACAGCTGCTTTTGTATTGGGATATTTTTGGCCCCTGTTTTTGATAATTTCATCCGTTGTTCAACGAAGGGTCTGCACTTTGTTTCAAGTTAATAGATGGACCTACACTTGAGGGAAgtgttaatatttattttgttgtcatTATTGGTCCTCCTTCCTAGTATGGCTTAAGCTGTTAAGAAAGGTGCAAATTGTTATGGCTATGTTAgattatgaattttatatatcttcTCAAAGTTCATGAATTTGGTAGAGTAGAATTTCTTTCTGGAGGCTTTGAACTACTGTACTTGCTAATCTTCCAAGTCCCTAAGCCGGTTTTATAAAGTAATTACATAATACAAGCTGCATGAAAATAAATTCAGTCAACTAAGCTCTAAATGGAAGTGGGAACAAGATTCCAATGACAATAAAAGGTTATTAGAAGTTTATTTGATATAACATCATTTATGGAAACTATTGGGATTTCAAATGCTAATAAGCTTGTCCCTCATCTCTTGTACGTATATAGCATTGCAAGTATTTAGAAAGAATGCAAAAAGCCATTTGCTGTCCAAAGTGTTGGAATTTTGACAAACCAGGCACTCTAGGTGTTATACTGTTTCATTTTGAACTTTATTtcagtcccttttttttttttttttcaattatttatttaatcccccttttttttttttaaatcttagacAATATATATTCTGTAATTAATAGATACTAATTAGGTAACATCATTTTCT includes the following:
- the LOC107429777 gene encoding uncharacterized protein LOC107429777, translating into MMATSQFQETPSAKFEDHPVTDSTKTINSLSHRNEHSHQISLSGLSLYETSMKEPPLHHHHHLSRRKRPTNNNNQLKKLKLVCSFNGCFQTRPPSAKLRYVGGETRIISVDRNISFLKLRSKIADLCPKTTSFVLKYQLPESDPACFDSGTPLVLIASDDDVRCMIDEYDKLELYCKNARLWVYVCSNNGGDNAMVMNQLYGNCTGIKGLNGLEYETAIGGGGGGVNNGFESHSQKCENQVFGAQVDGKVVNNLGGVRCGCGDDSLRTIGGGGVNSETAIGGGGGGVNNGFESHSQKCENQVFGAQVDGKVINNLGGVRCDCGDDSLRTILLKQRMVAKQSAQIHSSQGVWGFASAENEAGTVCCGENRKFDHPLIDLGPQQPQVSISRDEVIQSFEDLDVLDSKTAGTHVPRSENWVQFPAPRPIPLNPMDGNLRVEPNSSTQCLAVNCGSVFCNGCWIPSGSLSALQGSSNLKQLGSYGEGLLCGFGAKQDWRNTGPVQMSNFNRENIMPWGAVSVPCVDHLTGVAYPQNSMYNGNRVCDGFRSSIRNHRFGVNDSRNQRLCSYHAQDLRNMAEMGNHRAAARLDGRNSMGKSYYVLRPNTSIAKQGQSMRVFYPHSWRQRSVFPEQQVLNGRANMKDYSMNKKETLLYDVQYSNDKLRDQRGPAVSPSRNSKVEESYLAYAGACSRLNSQILSSRDAIESSNPCMTTMKTRADLLSGSNCEKYEISSQTLDDNFGEIPTSFDPIHCYEVANVSGFSNGLIHSNGTELGYNKKFLGDVVAVDSLSNHRNDSKDVQVHKEEIASSVNSFLGNPSPSSSKEVKPPAFSPGSSTDASSDATLKAQSKAVDLMEEGQHGGSKLSSQNAGEMKKNHVQEGEVQQDSLCSLSIDEKTNNKESHKSSKVIDGIPSDLAGFYTHLATRELQTIKNCDLEYIKELGSGTYGSVYHGKWKGCDVAVKRIKPSCFTDGTVEEDRLVADFWKEAHMLGQLHHPNIVAFYGVVTDGPVTNLATVTEYMVNGSLKQVFRRKDRSIDRRKRLIIAMDAAFGMEYLHGKGIVHFDLKSHNFLVNMRDPQRPICKIGDLGLSKIKQKTLVSGGVRGTIPWMAPELLNSNNNLVTEKVDVYSFGIVMWELLTGEEPYVNMRSEDIIAGIIKGNLRPDIPTWCDPAWRSLMEKCWSRDPDSRPSFTEISKELRTISATMNIK